GCATCCTTCATTGCAACAGCCTCTTCCAATCTAGCAGTAAGACTCTTTAATCTGAACTCCATTTTTGTGCTAAACTTAGCAGTGGAAGGATTCAAACGAAGAAAGCAAGCTGAAAAATATCTCCCTACCTTGCAGGAGGGCGAAGCGGCGTCCGGATCTTCCGTTATTTGGCGACGCCTAGCCTCTGTGGTGAGCTCGTCGATGATATCCTCAGCGTCGTAAGCAACGTCTCTTAAATCACTAAGCCACAGCTCCAGTGAGCGGCTCGAGGTTTGCTTTTCTTCAACATTTTCAAGGGAAGCATTGATGATGCACAGCAGCGTTTGCCATTTCTTGAGATACGATGAAAATTTATCTTTGTCagcaaatttcataaaaaaggGTCAAGGAGATAACCTCCATCAGCGAACGAGCCACGGCGGCGTCACCCAGAGAAGCGGATTTACCTTTCATCACTGAGAAGCGGCCCCGTTTTTGAACTTGCATCAGTGTCTCTTAACGAAAGTTGAAAGgtttaaaggaaagaaaaggaaagccAAAACGTATACCGGACTATTCATATCTATAACACTAGACTTAGTCGCTCGCACGTAagtatcttttattttttatatcaaaaagaATGCAAATAAAGAATATTAGGGAGAGTTTGGATGAGTAATTGAATGCGGTGCGCtgtatttagtttaatttgtttcatattAGAGTATTGTtacagtatttaatctcactgctaccgctgtttttacactaatcgtaGGTAAACTcaccacccatccaaactcacacTTAATCAACAATCATGGAAGGTACCTATTTTATCCTCTACTAATAGTTTTTTAACAAGAAAATGAGGGAAATCAATGATTCTGAGTTTAAGATACTCGCTAGTGTAAGTTTTTGTTCCCTTACCATATTATCTTTTCTtccaacatattaaaaattaacagTTTGATCTTTTTAATAAGTGTAGAAGAAGGAAAAATTCGGATTCCTCTCCTATATCAATTCAATAGCTATTTTAGCCCACCTGAGTAGTTAATATAAgcgtaaattttatttatagtcattcaactattaataaatttatattttagtcactcaatcacaaaaacttataatttaatcactcaactatccgattttgataatttaagtCACTCTTCTACCAAATTGTCAACCAACATTAGGCGGTTAAGGTACTATTCCTCAAATACAATGTTAGACACCTaatgattaataattttttattttgatcactcaaccATAAATAGTTACTATTCCTCATAATAATCACTAACATTATTGATTTATAACTTTTCTTTGacacatatcaattttaattgaatatcttTTTTTAATGGACTCAACAGTTCTAACTATTGAACTAATAGATGTACCAACTTAGGAAAAACAAAAGTTTAGATACacttataacaaaaaaaagtttaagtattaaaatgagaaaatccATAGAGTAGATACTAATTTATGAGTTaagtttttttagatttatttaacgGTTTGACTAATAATTTAACCGTAAGAGATGTcaacttagaaaaaaaaatcatttggatagaaaaaaattaagtggtaaaatgggaaaaatggTATGGTTTagctgagtttttttttttttggtagagAAAAggttttaatcaaaacataacataaaaattacacaaCTCATTAAACTGCTTAAACCAGAACCTAAACTATCGAGAATAGATGCAATAGATTTTCCAATTTCCTTAGGAGCCTGAACAACAATTTGCAGGCCGAATTCATCTGTCACTAGGCTGAAAAGCCCGTCGACAAGGACACTTCTACGCTGCCATCGACCCCTTCGCCACCATTGCTAGAGTCATTCTCTTTTGGTTCAAGAGATTCAATAATAGCTGCCATAGCTTAATTGATTGGAATCTCATCAAACACTACATGTCAAGATATAAATGTTCTCCCATTTGCATCAGGACACTTCTATCCTCTATGTAAAGAGCTGTAACTAAGAAAAGTACAAGGTGCTGACCAGCACTGTAATTTGTGATTGTTGAATGGACGCAAGTGAGGAAAGCGTAAGCATCCAGATACCCTGAGTCGTGAATAGTCTGGTTTGCAAGAATAAAGCTTCTGATGAGGAGTCAGGCCATCCAAAGCTTTGGTGGGAAGCCTGTTAATCAATTAGACTGCGGTATTGAATGCATCTGACCAATATGACAGAGGTAATGAGGCTTGAGCTAACAAAATTAATCCATCTTCTACTATCTGTTGTGATTTCTTTCAATTATTCCGTTTTGCTCCAAGGAATAAGGACTTGGATTTAAGAGAAATCAGGAATTAGAATAATGATTCAACTTACTTTCAATGAGCATAATGCACAGAAGGCTGAGGTTAACTTAGTTACGACTGCTGTTTAGTTACTAACAAACTTAAACAGACTGCAATTTGCTCCTTTGCTGGTACATGGTTGATCTCAAGTTTCCCATCAGCTACATGATCTCTTACAAAATGTTAGTTAAGCTCCACATGTTCGGATCGACCATGCAAAACAGGATTACTAGACATGGCAACAGCCCTTGTGTTTTCACAACAAAGTACTGAAACCCTTCAAGGCCAATTCCAAGCTCAACTAACAATGATTCAATCCATATCAATTCAGAAACAGTACCAGCCACAGTTCTATATTCAGCTTCTGTTGAAGATAAAACAACAATAGGCTGCTTCTTAGAAGTCgttgtcatatatatatacacacggATATATATACACGgataatgtgaaatttattaaattttatttattagaggtgtcaaatttattaaattctattCACCGAAagctataaaaatattttaacctaaGAATTCTTAAATTCTATCTAAAAATTCTTTACAAGTCAATTGATatttcaaacttgaaaattaacactttccataaataaaatttaataaattccaccttagaggataaaaaaaaatatgtagcTTGAAGTAGATCTTCTATCTTCAATGATATAAGACCCCAAAATTtctgattttaaaattcaggcCGTCTCGATGGCTAGGTGAATAAATTCCTGAATAAGAATGCTAAGTTTGAGCAAGAAAAAGCTATTCCAGTCTTCGGTTATTTAGTTGATGGGTTGAACATAGCTTGGGATATGGGTTTTGGGAAGGTGCGGGTGGAAACGGACAATGCCGCAATGGTGTGTACTGAACACTGAACGTGTTGATCGACCCCCTTTCAACCTTGAAAGGGGCATAGTTGATTTAAAGAGAAGACGGTGGGAGGTGCTAGTCTTATATTTATCCACAAGCTCTAATTTTATGACAGCTATATCATTGTAAGACCTTTAGGATGGAGATGTTTGTTGGTCGGATCGGGTTggttttactaaatttttaagtCCGTTTGTTAGGTTTGGATTTAATTGAGTATGaaaaatgagcttaaaattttgtttaagtttagtccagataaaaatgttaaaactcggGCTCGGCCCATATcagttttttatattatttttaaataaatatacatataatacatcaaaaatactaaaaatattaaaaaatgtttctcgaaaaatttaaaataaattttaaaaatatgcataCTTAAATAACAGTACAATatgtgcaacttaacaagcaaatgtctgtaaaatagtaacaaaattaataataaaataagagttatacaatatctaaataataacaataaaatagtagtaacataattgtgaaattgtagcaaaatagtaaaaaaagaagaagaaaatagcaacaaaataataaaaaaacatcaattttcttttgtatatttagGCCGGGCCGAGCTGGGCTCggacaaaaaaaaacttactcAAGGCTCAGACCatttttttaaacgggccttattGTTTTGCCTAAACCTATTTTCGAGCCTATAATTTGCTAAAATTCTCCCACTTTTCAAGTTGACCCCGACCCAACCCGATTCATGGACAAACCTACTTTTACTACTCCACAAATTTCAGTAACCACCGGAGAACATCAAACACATGCTGTGTTAGAGTATGCAAAGGGAGCTACTTTGTCCCCTTAAGAGTTATAAACTCTCTTTGTTCTCATTAtaacatcaataaaatattattatataatatttgtctattttaattttatttatttacatgaattatttaaaatatgaataatgttttatagtaataatttgatgtaaaaattttgaaaacatatcCATATAATTCTGTATAAGAGGAAGGTAAAGCTGACATGTGGAATagccttcttctttcttttttataaaaaatgataaattttcaattttaatctttaaaatttatattatataataatgattaaattttatatttaaatttaagattcaatttttgttctttAACTTTTGACATAATTTGCTCATTGATTAGCTTAAATAcgtaattttgattaaaatgttgatgtaattttcaaaagttatcaatactattaaaattatttgttaaatttaaaaataaagggactaaatttctaaaataaaagtacaaattctaaatttcaaatatacaagGAGTATAAAGGTTTAAAGTATATactaatattcaaatatatacactttataatttgactcaaaataattaataattattccAACACGAACGgtactaattattattaatttaattgtaagtAAAGGTTTGAAATTATAATcttcaatataaattcaatcaaatgcaataaaatgatgatatttataatatatatatatatatatataattttagttatataaatttgtactattatttagttttatgtCATATTTAGCCATGATATCTTTTACTAGCATACTATAAACtatttatcaatattattaaaattttccttcccaTGCAAACTGGAAACCATAGTTTCAAAAATAGTTGCTAAAATAATCCATCACAGCTTGAACACGGAAATGGAAGCGTTTCTTTCACTATACATTAGcttctcttcttttctcatATCCACTGTTCTAGTTTGCAGTGGCTTTCCCCGAGAAGAAAGCAAGAGCACCATCAAATGGTGCATTAGTTATACACACACAGATAGTAGTTCTAAATTATACAATGGAGTACACAACTATCAGCAAAGGCCCCAAGTTAGACATGATTCAACTGCAGTTTCTTTAGAGATGTGAAACAAGGTTTCTCCTGGTTACCTCCAAAATCTGAAAATTTCCAAGATAAACCAGCTTGTTTTCAATAAATGACAAATTAACTAAATGTATATGGCCAccatgaaaaagtaaaaggcTCCTTTATCTGATTCATTCTTCTATCATTAAAAAGGGAAATATAAAAGGCTAATTTCTTACGAGATTGAGACATGCAAAATACACAACTCTTTTAGACAAATGTTCTCAAAGAAAACGTATCTTCTAAGATATTTCAAACTAGTGGCTAAGACTTGCTCATCCCCATGTTCTTGGAAGGTCCACAAAACAACTGGTAGTTCAATAATTCAGCAACAGCAGCAAGAAAAGGCTGCTACGAAGGACATACGGCCCCAGAAATTTAATAATACCAGTGTCCAATCAAGTTTAACAAGACCGACAAACTCGAAAAGTTATAAAGAGGAAAGAGATAAGCGAAGACATACCTTTGCGCTCATCAACAAGCGTACTGCCATCAATCAAACCCATATACAGTCAAGGAACAGAGAGCCTAGTTGACTTTTCTCAGCTGTGGGTCCAAACAATGCAAATGCATCAGCAGCCTAACATTCTCCTGACTCAAATGCATCAACGGCTTAAATAATGAGCAAGATCACAACCACTTGTCATTGGCAGATTAGTCAGGAATATGACTCAGCAATATATTTACCTCAGCTAACTGCACCAATGATTGGAACCTTTGTTGGTGTAACAAGATTCTTATCCATTTCTCTCTACAAAGTAAGTGAGAAATTACATCATTGTTAAAACGATAGTCTGATACTAGGCCAATGAAAATTGATGGCATCTGAAGAAATTTACCCAAGGAAAAGGAGGGGATGGCATCCCTATGCAGTTCTCACTTCTCCCGTAGAAAACTCAAACTGATCTGCCAAAGCCCACACTAAATATCTGTAGCAACTATATCAATACAAGGGATGTGGGCTATCAACGGCCAATATTCTCCTTTATCTCTTGAACATCGGTTTTCCAGAAGTGAACAGTTCCTAATACAAAGTCTTCCAAGTGTTGCAGGCAACCCTTCCCTTGGCAACTTTCGAAGCTTAGGACACTCGACAACCTCTAGCTCTTCAAGAGAGAGTAGATTTTGAAGGCTCACAGTTAGGGATTTGAGATTATTGAGACTTGCCATATATATTGAAACTAGAGTAGGGGGAAGCAGGCACTCATGTGGAAAGGAAACCATATCTGGTCCACCAGCAATGCTGAACTCTCGAAGAGAGGTTAATGTGTGTAGGTTCCATTTTGAGACTGGATCCTTGAGTTCTTTACAATACCAAATCTCAAGTGATAATAGATTAGGAGGCAAACCCTCTCTAGGAAAAGAAAGACGTGGACAATCAcaaattgttaaatattgaaGGGAAGTGAGATATAGCATCTGATCAGGTAAAGACTTGAGTTTGTCACAACTGCAGATATTTAATGTTCGCAGGTTGGGAAGTGGCAAACCTATCTCTGGGAAGCATTCCAGATCTTTGCAACtgtttatatttaattctaCCAGACACATGAGATTCTGTAGAGACTCTGGCAAGCTTTTTAgatttgaatacttcaaaatatCCACGTATTCAAGCGACGCATTATCTGGCAACATCCTATCTAAAAGGGGCTTCAGCTGCCAGCAATCCCAAATCCTAAGCACTTTAAGGCTAGTTGGTAATTTACCTTCTGGGAAGGTTTTGAGTGATGGACAACCAATGATCTCCAAATGCTCAAGATAAGAAGCATATTTGTTGTTATCAGCCTGCATCAATCCCTCAGGTAGAGAACATAGACTTGCGCAATCTTGGAGTTTTAACCTTTTTAAGGTAGGAGGTAAACGCCCACTTGGAAAGCGTGTGAGAGAAGGA
The Gossypium raimondii isolate GPD5lz chromosome 8, ASM2569854v1, whole genome shotgun sequence DNA segment above includes these coding regions:
- the LOC105791738 gene encoding putative disease resistance RPP13-like protein 1 isoform X1 codes for the protein MKFADKDKFSSYLKKWQTLLCIINASLENVEEKQTSSRSLELWLSDLRDVAYDAEDIIDELTTEARRRQITEDPDAASPSCKVGIILIIQAIDSDSGESYAANAFAIWIWRREKSTVAELLDYQLFVALPRTWK
- the LOC105791738 gene encoding putative disease resistance RPP13-like protein 1 isoform X4 is translated as MKFADKDKFSSYLKKWQTLLCIINASLENVEEKQTSSRSLELWLSDLRDVAYDAEDIIDELTTEARRRQITEDPDAASPSCKVGIILIIQAIDSDSGESYAANAFAIWIWRREKSI
- the LOC105791738 gene encoding putative disease resistance RPP13-like protein 1 isoform X3 — translated: MKFADKDKFSSYLKKWQTLLCIINASLENVEEKQTSSRSLELWLSDLRDVAYDAEDIIDELTTEARRRQITEDPDAASPSCKVGIILIIQAIDSDSGESYAANAFAIWIWRREKSTLSCSCC
- the LOC105791738 gene encoding putative disease resistance RPP13-like protein 1 isoform X2, with protein sequence MKFADKDKFSSYLKKWQTLLCIINASLENVEEKQTSSRSLELWLSDLRDVAYDAEDIIDELTTEARRRQITEDPDAASPSCKVGIILIIQAIDSDSGESYAANAFAIWIWRREKSTALSCSCC